ACTCGTTGCCGGTGACCAGCACTTCGGACCGGTCCTCTATAACGGGTGCTTTGGTCATGAGCGCTTCACTGGCTGCCACGGCGTCGCGGGCCCCCTCTGCTCCTGCTGCTCTTGCTGCTGCGTTTCAGTCCTTCAGCCCTGTCAGAGCGATGCCCTGGATGAACTGCCGCTGGAAGATCAGAAACGCGATCAAAAGCGGCGCCACGGCGATGGTGGCGCCGGCCATCTGCCAGTGGATGTTGGCGATGTACTGGTCGCTGAAGCTCTGAAGCCCCACGGGGAGAGTCCGGCTGGCGTCGGAGTTGGTGACGATGAGCGGCCACAGAAACTCTTCCCAGTTCGCCACCAGCGTGAAGATACCCAGTGCCGCCAGCGCCGGCCGGGTCAGCGGCAGCACGATGGTGAAGAAGATGCGGGGTTCGCTCGCCCCGTCGATGCGGGCCGCCTCGATCAGGTCGGTGGGAATGGTGCGCATGAACTGGCGCATGAGGAAGATCCCGAACGCGTCGAACAGCCACGGGAAGGCCACCCCCGCCAGGGTGTTGACGATGTGGAGGTTCATGGCCATGAGGTAAAGCGGGATCATGCGCACCTGGAACGGTACCATCAGGCTCGCCAGCATCGCCATGAACAGCGCTTCCCGCCCGCGGAAGGGGAACTTGGCCAGCGCGTACCCCGCCATGGAACTCACGAAGACCACGCCCGCCACCACGACGACGGCCACCACCACGCTGTTGAGCAAATACCGCCCGAACGGAAGCTGCGTGAAGACCACGACGAAGTTGTCCGGCGTGGGCTGCTTCGGGATGAGGTAAGGCGGCACCACCATCACTTCCGGCAGCGGCTTGAACGCGCTGGAAAGCATCCAGGCCAGGGGCAACAGCATGGGGATGGCCCCGATGATCAACACGAGGTATAGGAGGGTTCGAGCCCACCGGGGTTCGGTCATGATCTCGCCCTTCCGACGCCTGCCTAGTATTCGAACGGCCGCTGGATGAGCCGGATCTGGATCAGGGTCACCGCAATGATGAGCGCCATCAGCACGAACGCGTTGGCCGAAGCGTAACCCAGCTCAAACTGCTTGAACCCCACGTCGTAAATGTGCAGCACGAAGACGCGCGTGCTGTCCAGCGGGCCGCCCGGCGTGCGCATCTGTAAACCGCCCGTGCTCATCACGTAAGGGATGGTGAAGACCCGGAA
This region of Bacillota bacterium genomic DNA includes:
- a CDS encoding carbohydrate ABC transporter permease codes for the protein MTEPRWARTLLYLVLIIGAIPMLLPLAWMLSSAFKPLPEVMVVPPYLIPKQPTPDNFVVVFTQLPFGRYLLNSVVVAVVVVAGVVFVSSMAGYALAKFPFRGREALFMAMLASLMVPFQVRMIPLYLMAMNLHIVNTLAGVAFPWLFDAFGIFLMRQFMRTIPTDLIEAARIDGASEPRIFFTIVLPLTRPALAALGIFTLVANWEEFLWPLIVTNSDASRTLPVGLQSFSDQYIANIHWQMAGATIAVAPLLIAFLIFQRQFIQGIALTGLKD